A single region of the Thermococcus paralvinellae genome encodes:
- a CDS encoding prenyltransferase/squalene oxidase repeat-containing protein — protein MRHVISLVLIVLMITPHVGVSAKPLLDGSVEFLVKTENLANTTKDISLALMALVAAHEKVDDDLTNNITRLVDLLISRQNYDGGWGYFAGSTSDVVDTSYAVIALNKALALYKKGTSKYLEISRSVDSGVEFILNAYSGKGWGYVRGTAPEFYPTVMAVWALGERGFKANHPYIKNALIYLENTKSYEMGEYRALALKILAFRSVGYQVNRELIEKVKMILNSENLTVSDRAFLTYVLVTYEGINFDTVRALLILESIKQGENMFYWTDKPSIFAPTHIFEASSYATLSYALVSDKLSEEMENPFRTSCSALKELQNPDGGWGYRDGFPSSEKATYYALKALKLCYFRDPSIERGLEWVKSKYEKDKLIMKESHEIYSPYVYTLLTLLEFNILNETEKAENIELIKSVKMDTGKWGNFLGPQPYDTALAIKSLLALGVSPDDADIQKAKEWLLSLSKTGWGTYVGKGFYSHMLPPEVSVTLEVLEALAPVSTKEELESHLEWLIEQRSEEGGWANIKEHYLFGILQYKEKPTVELTIRTVELLAKFGYDYRQEILNWLMGKEHDSLWGNTIVDSALAIMFLSQCKPISRINLYDVIRLIPEQKFYLVYTDDRNLTAQQVKASINKLFETNITVEKFQEFENASYIVLADFEDFNIGDYNPYVKLKVKNETIYINGKEYETKNTVVLIPGKIDTGYVLFVFYNKGLDDVVIKLFDSGLVKYLKGNALVVIYEDKNQNGVVDLDELTVEFLR, from the coding sequence ATGAGGCATGTAATATCACTGGTATTAATTGTACTCATGATAACTCCTCATGTGGGAGTTAGTGCGAAGCCGCTGTTAGATGGTTCTGTAGAGTTTTTGGTAAAAACAGAAAACTTAGCAAATACTACTAAAGATATAAGTTTGGCATTGATGGCTTTAGTAGCTGCTCACGAAAAAGTTGACGATGATTTAACTAATAATATCACAAGGCTTGTTGATTTACTAATTTCACGTCAGAATTATGATGGAGGGTGGGGATATTTCGCTGGAAGCACTAGCGATGTTGTTGATACCTCCTATGCAGTTATTGCTCTGAATAAGGCTCTTGCTCTTTACAAAAAAGGAACTTCTAAGTATTTAGAAATCTCGCGCTCTGTGGATAGTGGGGTTGAATTTATTTTAAATGCTTATTCTGGAAAAGGTTGGGGGTATGTTAGAGGCACTGCACCAGAATTTTATCCTACTGTTATGGCAGTCTGGGCATTAGGAGAGAGAGGGTTCAAAGCGAATCATCCATATATAAAGAACGCTCTTATTTATCTAGAAAATACCAAAAGTTATGAGATGGGTGAATATAGAGCATTAGCACTGAAGATTTTAGCTTTTAGAAGTGTTGGGTATCAAGTAAATAGAGAGTTAATTGAGAAAGTGAAAATGATACTAAACTCCGAGAATTTAACAGTAAGTGATAGGGCATTTCTAACTTATGTCCTTGTAACATATGAGGGCATAAATTTTGATACTGTAAGAGCCCTTTTAATTTTAGAATCTATAAAACAGGGAGAGAACATGTTTTATTGGACAGACAAACCTTCAATATTCGCTCCTACACACATATTTGAGGCTTCATCTTATGCTACTTTAAGTTATGCTTTGGTAAGTGATAAGCTTAGTGAGGAAATGGAAAACCCATTTAGGACGTCATGCTCTGCATTAAAAGAACTTCAAAATCCCGATGGGGGCTGGGGATACCGCGATGGATTTCCCTCAAGTGAGAAAGCGACCTATTATGCATTAAAAGCTCTTAAATTATGCTACTTTAGAGATCCAAGCATTGAAAGGGGTTTAGAATGGGTAAAATCAAAGTATGAAAAAGACAAACTAATCATGAAAGAGAGTCATGAGATATACTCACCTTACGTTTATACTCTTCTAACACTCCTTGAATTTAATATACTGAACGAAACTGAAAAAGCAGAAAATATTGAGCTTATAAAGAGTGTTAAGATGGACACTGGAAAGTGGGGCAACTTCTTGGGACCTCAGCCTTATGATACTGCTCTGGCAATTAAGTCCCTTCTCGCTCTAGGAGTTTCACCAGACGATGCTGACATCCAGAAAGCTAAGGAGTGGCTACTTTCACTCTCAAAAACTGGATGGGGAACATATGTAGGTAAGGGATTTTACTCCCATATGCTTCCGCCAGAAGTCTCAGTTACCCTTGAAGTCCTTGAAGCTTTAGCTCCAGTTTCAACAAAAGAGGAGCTTGAATCACATCTTGAATGGCTTATTGAGCAGAGATCTGAAGAAGGAGGTTGGGCTAACATAAAGGAACACTATCTGTTTGGAATACTTCAGTATAAAGAAAAACCAACAGTCGAACTCACGATAAGGACTGTGGAACTGTTAGCAAAATTTGGATATGATTATAGACAAGAGATTTTAAACTGGCTTATGGGTAAGGAGCATGATAGTTTATGGGGAAACACGATTGTTGATTCAGCTTTAGCCATAATGTTTCTCTCACAATGTAAGCCCATATCGAGGATTAACCTCTATGATGTGATAAGACTAATTCCAGAGCAGAAATTCTACTTGGTTTACACAGATGACAGGAATTTGACAGCTCAACAAGTAAAGGCTTCTATTAACAAGCTCTTTGAAACGAATATAACTGTTGAGAAGTTCCAGGAGTTTGAAAACGCAAGTTACATAGTGCTGGCGGACTTTGAAGACTTTAACATTGGAGATTACAATCCTTATGTCAAGCTCAAGGTGAAGAACGAAACGATATATATCAATGGCAAGGAATATGAAACTAAAAATACAGTTGTCCTGATTCCAGGAAAAATCGATACCGGTTATGTACTCTTTGTCTTTTATAATAAAGGTCTTGATGATGTTGTAATCAAGCTCTTTGACTCTGGCTTAGTGAAATATCTCAAAGGTAATGCGCTGGTTGTAATCTATGAAGACAAAAACCAAAATGGGGTAGTTGATTTGGATGAGTTAACTGTAGAGTTTTTGAGGTGA